In Zingiber officinale cultivar Zhangliang chromosome 1A, Zo_v1.1, whole genome shotgun sequence, a genomic segment contains:
- the LOC122028794 gene encoding transducin beta-like protein 3 — MDALSPLVLKRSYRCVSSLQQFYDGGSFAVSFDGSFLVCSCGDEIKLVNSSDASVLGSLGGFSESSTSFTLSPDDRFLFTAADSRQIRVWELSSRKCIRSWKGHDGPVKIMACHSSGGLLATGGADRMVCVWDVDGGFCTHFFKGHRGIVTCIKFHPNQLLLFSGGDDATVRVWNLQSKKCVAVLEKHFSPVTSLAISDDGSILLSAGRDKVVNRWDLQDYSFKMTIPTYEMVETVCIIQSGDVFSPFLEVSNGKNTSSSDPVHFLTVGERGIVRIWSCEGAICIYEQPLSPGEGDSGRGFLSAVFLPSDLGLLCATADQQFLFFSPTKSAQGTFQLHLYKRLVGYNEEILDMRFLGDDEQYLAVATNLEQVRVYEVASMSCAYVLGGHTEIVVCIDTCISSTGKTMVVTGSKDNSVRLWDVERKQCVGIGKGHMGAVGAVAFSKKLKNFFISGSSDRTIKVWAFDGISEDSDLEIALKSKSVIAAHDKDINSLAVSPNDTLVCSGSEDHTACIWRLPGLTFVAALKGHKRGIWSVEFSPVDQCVLTSSGDRTIKIWAVSDGSCLKTFEGHTSSVLRASFLSRGTQIVSCGGDGLVKLWTIKSNECVATYDQHEGKIWALAVGKKTEKLATGGTDAVINFWHDYTAVDKQEAFLKEEETILRGQELENALSDSDYARAIQLAFELRRPQKLFDLFSHLCRRKDSEDSIRRALSGFGKEDICVLLEFVREWNTKPKLCHVAQVVLNQIFRIFPPTDIMEVKGVSELLEGLIPYSQRHFSRIDRLVRSTFLLDYILTRMSVLDPEATIMANNDDQQNLPLENGKLDQHDDQLGSELCESDARVDSLIHTQEEIAVSKKRKSSKSKKGSVKKGKFSLNKCKEAAQVS; from the exons ATGGATGCGCTATCGCCTCTGGTTCTGAAGCGAAGCTACCGCTGCGTGTCGTCGCTGCAACAGTTCTACGACGGTGGATCTTTTGCTGTGTCCTTCGACGGCTCCTTCCTCGTTTGCTCCTGCGGCGACGAGATAAAACTCGTGAACTCGTCCGATGCCTCCGTCTTAGGGAGTCTTGGCGGGTTTTCGGAGTCTAGTACTTCCTTCACCTTGAGCCCTGATGACAGGTTCCTTTTCACTGCTGCCGACAGCCGTCAAATTCGAGTTTGGGAGCTCTCCTCCCGTAAGTGCATTCGTTCGTGGAAG GGACATGATGGTCCAGTAAAGATCATGGCATGCCATTCTTCTGGTGGATTGCTAGCTACAGGTGGAGCAGACAGAATGGTTTGTGTATGGGACGTAGACGGTGGATTTTGCACACATTTTTTCAAAGGTCACCGGGGTATTGTGACATGCATCAAATTCCACCCGAACCAGTTACTT TTGTTCTCAGGCGGTGATGATGCTACTGTTCGTGTTTGGAACTTGCAATCTAAGAAGTGTGTTGCAGTGCTGGAAAAGCACTTCTCACCGGTTACCTCATTGGCAATATCTGATGATGGTTCGATTTTGCTAAGTGCTGGAAGAGATAAG GTCGTGAACAGATGGGACCTGCAAGATTATAGCTTCAAGATGACAATACCAACATATGAAATGGTGGAAACTGTTTGCATCATTCAATCTGGTGATGTTTTTTCTCCCTTTTTGGAAGTAAGCAATGGTAAAAATACTAGCTCTTCAGATCCAGTTCATTTTTTGACTGTTGGTGAACGTGGGATTGTGCGTATATGGAGCTGTGAAGG TGCTATTTGTATATATGAACAACCCTTGAGCCCTGGTGAAGGTGACTCTGGAAGAGGATTCTTATCAGCTGTTTTCTTACCATCGGATTTAGGGTTACTCTGTGCAACTGCTGACCAACAGTTTCTCTTCTTTTCCCCTACTAAATCTGCCCAAGGAACATTTCAGTTGCACTTGTACAAAAGGCTTGTAGGCTACAATGAAGAAATTCTTGATATGAGGTTCTTAGGTGATGATGAGCAGTACCTTGCTGTTGCTACTAATTTGGAGCAG GTGCGAGTATATGAAGTTGCATCCATGTCATGCGCTTATGTTCTCGGAGGGCATACAGAAATTGTTGTCTGTATTGACACTTGCATTTCCTCTACTGGGAAGACAATGGTGGTAACAGGAAGCAAGGATAATAGC GTGCGATTATGGGATGTTGAGAGAAAACAATGTGTAGGTATTGGTAAAGGCCATATGGGAGCTGTAGGAGCTGTGGCTTTCTCTAAGAAATTGAAGAATTTTTTTATTAGCGGCAGCAG TGATCGCACGATTAAAGTATGGGCTTTTGATGGAATCTCTGAGGATTCTGATCTGGAGATTGCACTAAAATCAAAGTCTGTCATAGCTGCACATGACAAAGATATCAATTCTCTCGCCGTCTCACCAAACGACACCCTAGTTTGCAGTGGTTCTGAG GATCACACTGCTTGTATATGGAGGCTTCCTGGCCTAACTTTTGTTGCTGCTCTTAAAGGGCATAAGAGGGGAATTTGGTCAGTGGAGTTCTCTCCTGTAGATCAATGTGTGCTGACTTCTTCTGGTGATAGAACAATTAAGATATGGGCTGTTTCTGATGGTTCATGCTTAAAAACATTTGAAGGACATACTTCAAGTGTATTGCGAGCCTCATTTCTTTCACGCGGAACTCAAATTGTTTCATgcg GTGGGGATGGCTTAGTTAAACTATGGACAATCAAGTCAAATGAGTGCGTTGCAACCTATGACCAGCATGAAGGGAAG ATTTGGGCATTGGCTGTTGGGAAGAAGACAGAGAAGCTTGCAACTGGAGGCACTGATGCTGTCATAAATTTTTGGCATGACTACACAGCTGTAGATAAGCAGGAAGCCTTCCTCAAAGAG GAAGAAACAATTTTGAGAGGCCAAGAATTGGAAAATGCTTTGTCAGATTCTGACTATGCTCGGGCAATTCAACTTGCATTTGAACTTCGCAGACCGCAGAAGCTCTTTGATCTATTTTCACATCTTTGCAG GAGAAAGGATTCTGAAGACTCAATCAGGAGAGCTCTTAGTGGTTTTGGGAAGGAAGACATATGTGTTCTTCTTGAATTTGTACGGGAATGGAATACGAAGCCCAAACTCTGTCATGTTGCACAAGTTGTGCTTAATCAAATTTTTAGAATCTTTCCTCCGACTGATATTATGGAG GTCAAAGGTGTTAGCGAACTTCTTGAGGGTCTCATACCCTATTCCCAAAGGCATTTTAGCAGGATTGACAGGTTAGTCAGGAGCACCTTCTTGTTGGACTACATTTTAACGAGGATGTCCGTGCTAGATCCTGAAGCTACAATTATGGCAAACAATGATGACCAACAAAATTTGCCACTAGAGAATGGGAAGCTTGATCAACACGATGATCAGTTAGGCTCCGAATTATGTGAGAGTGATGCCAGAGTTGATTCACTGATCCATACACAGGAGGAAATAGCAGTCTCAAAGAAAAGGAAATCTAGTAAATCAAAGAAGGGATCTGTTAAAAAGGGCAAGTTTTCGTTGAACAAATGCAAAGAAGCAGCTCAGGTCTCTTAG